In one Paenibacillus sp. JQZ6Y-1 genomic region, the following are encoded:
- a CDS encoding 4-hydroxy-3-methylbut-2-enyl diphosphate reductase, whose protein sequence is MEIVKIAPRGYCYGVVDAMVIAQQAAQNPDLPRPIYILGMIVHNSHVTKAFEDQGIVTLDGPNRLDILDQVDSGTIIFTAHGVSPEVRRVAREKGLTTVDATCPDVTRTHDLIREKTAEGYHVIYIGKRNHPEPEGAIGVAPDYVHLIEKEEEIDGLEVDAQRILITNQTTMSQWDIRKIMERLQEKFPHAEVHNEICLATQVRQEAVAEQAGQAELVIVVGDPRSNNSNRLAQVSEQIAGVTAYRISDITELKREWLIGKSRVAVTAGASTPTPITKEVIGYLEKYDNDDASTWEIVRTVNPNRLLPPAREKKGRTTNQPVRR, encoded by the coding sequence ATGGAAATCGTAAAAATTGCGCCACGCGGATACTGTTACGGTGTCGTTGACGCTATGGTGATTGCACAGCAGGCCGCACAGAACCCGGATCTGCCGCGACCGATTTATATACTTGGCATGATTGTCCACAATAGTCATGTGACCAAAGCTTTTGAAGATCAAGGTATCGTAACACTGGATGGACCGAATCGTCTGGATATTCTCGATCAGGTAGATAGCGGAACGATCATTTTCACCGCTCACGGCGTATCGCCAGAAGTTCGCCGAGTGGCACGGGAAAAAGGGCTCACTACAGTAGACGCAACCTGCCCTGATGTAACCCGCACTCATGACCTAATTCGTGAGAAAACAGCGGAAGGCTATCATGTTATCTATATCGGTAAAAGGAATCACCCTGAGCCGGAAGGTGCCATCGGCGTTGCACCAGACTATGTGCATCTGATCGAAAAGGAAGAGGAAATCGACGGACTGGAAGTGGATGCACAGCGCATTCTGATTACCAACCAGACGACGATGAGTCAGTGGGACATCCGTAAGATTATGGAGCGTTTGCAGGAGAAGTTCCCGCATGCTGAAGTGCATAACGAGATTTGCTTGGCTACTCAGGTTCGTCAGGAAGCGGTCGCTGAGCAAGCTGGACAGGCTGAGCTAGTTATTGTAGTTGGTGATCCACGCAGTAATAACTCGAACCGTCTGGCTCAAGTATCGGAGCAAATCGCTGGTGTTACGGCTTATCGAATCTCTGATATTACAGAGCTGAAACGGGAATGGTTAATCGGTAAATCCAGAGTTGCCGTTACAGCAGGTGCATCCACCCCAACACCAATTACCAAAGAAGTGATCGGGTATCTGGAAAAGTATGATAACGACGATGCTTCCACTTGGGAGATCGTTCGTACTGTGAACCCAAACCGTCTGCTGCCGCCAGCACGCGAGAAAAAAGGCAGAACAACCAATCAGCCGGTTCGCCGTTAA
- the aroF gene encoding 3-deoxy-7-phosphoheptulonate synthase codes for MIIHVSKQTSQEQLNQIVELIQQEGVQANVSHAADRIVVGMIGSVKPALVERLQQMSGVQSVNKVSKSYKLASREFHPENTVIRIGDVTIGGGELVVMGGPCAVESPQQIDEIARLVKAAGGQVLRGGAFKPRTGPYSFQGVGVEGLIMMAEAGKKHGLLTITEVMTPEYVDICAEYADILQVGTRNMQNFDLLRKLGEIRKPVLLKRGFSATYDELLNAAEYILAGGNPDVMLCERGIRTFESYTRNTLDLSAIPVLQQLSHLPVISDPSHGTGRRELVEPMTRASVAAGADGLIIEMHTDPDNSMTGDGVQSLFPDQFANLLRQLEQLSPIIGKSFNTPKAPAAAFATSVQS; via the coding sequence ATGATTATCCATGTATCTAAACAAACATCGCAGGAGCAATTGAACCAGATTGTAGAACTGATACAACAAGAAGGCGTGCAGGCGAATGTGTCACATGCGGCGGATCGTATCGTTGTTGGTATGATCGGCTCGGTGAAACCAGCGCTGGTTGAACGTTTGCAACAGATGAGTGGTGTACAGTCAGTGAACAAAGTGTCCAAATCCTACAAGCTTGCTAGCCGTGAATTTCATCCTGAAAATACAGTCATTCGTATCGGCGATGTGACTATCGGTGGTGGAGAGTTGGTCGTGATGGGTGGTCCTTGTGCAGTAGAATCGCCACAGCAAATTGACGAAATCGCTCGTCTGGTTAAAGCCGCAGGCGGTCAGGTGCTGCGCGGTGGTGCATTTAAACCACGTACTGGGCCATACAGCTTCCAAGGCGTAGGTGTGGAAGGTCTCATTATGATGGCAGAAGCAGGCAAAAAGCATGGTCTACTGACTATCACCGAGGTGATGACACCAGAGTATGTTGATATTTGTGCGGAATACGCAGATATTTTACAGGTGGGTACGCGCAATATGCAGAACTTTGATCTGCTGCGTAAGCTAGGTGAGATTCGTAAGCCAGTCTTGCTGAAACGCGGATTTAGCGCAACCTATGACGAGCTGCTGAATGCTGCGGAATACATTCTGGCAGGCGGTAATCCCGATGTAATGCTGTGCGAGCGCGGTATTCGTACATTTGAATCGTACACCCGTAATACGCTCGATCTGTCAGCCATTCCCGTGCTACAACAGCTGAGTCATCTACCGGTCATTTCCGATCCAAGTCATGGTACAGGTCGCCGTGAGCTGGTAGAACCGATGACGCGTGCCTCGGTAGCAGCAGGTGCAGACGGTCTGATTATCGAAATGCACACAGATCCAGACAACTCTATGACCGGCGATGGCGTTCAATCGCTGTTCCCAGATCAATTTGCCAATTTGCTGCGTCAGCTGG